A region of the Silene latifolia isolate original U9 population chromosome 9, ASM4854445v1, whole genome shotgun sequence genome:
attaatttaagttaatttaaattcggatcgtgtaagttaagttcagatcctataagttcagttcagttgaaatcgtataagttcagttcagatccaataagttcagtttaaatcctataagttcagttcagttcagatcctataagttcagtttagatcctataagttcagttcagttcaattcagattctataagttcagttcagtttaaatCAAatccgtttcagtccaaaagaacagggcctataTATTATGATTAATTGATCTATGTCATCATGGTAGTTTATTGTTTGAGTTACTACATTTAATTTTTTAGGGTTGTCATTTTTCTATTAATTTTTTTATGAACCGTTTGGGTATTATTGCTAGTAGTTCATTAACTAGTTGTTACAACTGTGTTTGTCACCATTTGTCGGACaaataaaattaattctaatgtTTTTGCTTGATTTTCTTCCAATGGTTGAATAGGTACATATACCACGGAAACATGTCAtacaattagggtttggaatttgGGTCACTCATataagttgagatcacttgtCCCATTTTTATGTCTCATCTCCTGTTTCATTATCTTAATCTTGCGATATGTCATTATTTACATAAGAAAATGAATAACAATATCTATTAAGCTAATGATATGTCACAAGGATAATATAGTGGGACACAAAATGGCACAGAGATCCTCTACTGTATACCAGAGcagatcctctgtcccatttcATGTCTCATCTTGTGTCCCATTACTTCTTATAATGACAGATTAACACTTTAAGATATAATATTATCATATTTATTATTTTAAGTGTAATGTGTCAAGATCTTAAGGAGATGAGATATAAAACGGAACATAAAAGTGGGACAAATGATCTCTACTGTATACCAGAGcagatcctctgtcccatttcATGTCTCATCTTGTGTCTCATTACTTCTCATAATGACAGATTAACACTTTAAGATATAATATTATCATATTTATTATTTTAAGTGTAATGTGTCAAGATCTTAAGGAGATGAGATATAAGACGGAACATAAAAGTGGGACAAATGATCTCTACTGTATACCAGAGcagatcctctgtcccatttcATGTCTCATCTTGTGTCCCATTACTTCTCATAATGACAGATTAACACTTTAAGATATAATATTATCATATTTATTATTTTAAGTGTAATGTGTCAAGATCTTAAGGAGATGAGATATAAGACGGAACATAAAAGTGGGACAAATGATCTCTACTGCTCATATACACCGcctgaaaattaaataaaaattattTTCTTTGTCtcaatcaatagtttacaatttcTTTTCTTGAGGATTTCAATTAATAGTTTGCGATTTCTTTTTCTAgtaaataaatcaattcataCGGGTGAGGACCACTACATTTCCTCCTCATTTCAAGTTGCTTTTGATTTTCGTAATAATTATAAATTCATTCATCTCTGCTTACCTAATAATCGTGTATAAAGCAATTGTAAACTATCCagtgggacggagggagtatgttgCATGAATGACAAACCTGATTTAGCATACTAACcacgcaaattcttatttcagatgaGCCATTTTCATCTAAAACAATAAGACGGGATTTTGTGACCATTTTATGGTCAAATGTAACCACAATGATCTGGCTAGTATTGTAACTTATTCGTaacttttttttccaaaaatGATCACATTTGGTGGTAAAATTGTCTCAAAACCCCGTCTTCTTATTACATACGAAAATGGCGTGTCTTAACGAAGACCAACTTTATTAACCAAGTAATGAAAAAATAAGAATTGTCATGCCATCAATTTtgtttaatactccgtattatattAACGAGATCTCACGAATTCCTCGTAAAAACAGTTTTCCTAAATCTTTGGCACTCATGTTAATTACAGTAAAAATGAACTAGTAATTAATATCTTATTGAAAAACGATATTACTTCAATTTTTTTTAGATGTGCCTTAATAATACATGTTAATaatcttaaaaaataaaaatacggAGCACGGAATAGAACCTCAATGGAAAATGAATACAATTTTTTACTTCCAATTTTAATGCATTCTTTAACTTTTCTTTTAGAATTATTCTTTAATAtacaactttcatttttttttaatatacatttttgttttaaaaatttccaaatatTACCGTTCCCTCAGCCAAGTAGTCTAAATTTTCTCTTTTCATTCTATTAAAAACTAATCAAATCATCCTAAATTATTCAATTTTGGATTTTAATTTTCACGTCAAACAAGTAATTAATTCGTTTATCaatatttaaattaatttgtagtcgattaagttgattcaatcatttttatttataattagggtttttaTTTTTCAATTAGGATTTTGATTTAAAAAATGGTTGTGGTGGCGACTGGCGAGGGGTGGAGATTGGAGAATAAAGGGAGGCGTCTAGCGGCAAAGGTAGAGGAGGAAAGTGGTTCCGGGGTGGCGAGGCGGCAAGGGTGGGGGAGAGAGGTGGTGCACTTTAaaggaaaaaataaataaatagatgtaTTACCTTAACAATAAATAGGAGATCAACATTCTTCTTTATTAATATCTCATTCTTGCTTTACTTGGACAAAAtatcatttttaataagtttgaaaagtCAAAaggaaattaaattaagtgatttCTTTTCATTTAAAGCAAAACttttcttaaaaataaattaattaaatgctCAAAGCAAGTGCAATGGAAGAACTTTACTTTGTCAAGTCATTCTTTGTCAATTTCTAAATTTAAGAACTTTATTATCTTACAATGAAAGAACTTTTGCTAATTTCTTAATTCGGACCCACTACTAATTTTTCTCATCTCTAAACTATTATTTTACTTCTTGAAATTATCAAAGAACTTGGTTCTTAAAAAAGGACCAAGTTTTTATTTTAACAAACTCAATATACCTTATCAATGGAAAGAACTTTATTTTTAAAGTTCTTATTGACAATCTCGAGATTAAAACCCACCATTGCACTTGCTCTCATAATCTATATCCGAGTTTTAAGATAAGTTGTTTTATATATACAAATATTAGACCTGacaaatgggtcaatcgggtcgggttcgggtcgtgcCAATTCTTAGTACATTTTACACTATTAGACATGACACATTCTTAGTACATTTTACACTATTTTTACTTAAAATTGTTATTGATCTCTTAATAAATTTATAGAGATATCATCTCAGAGAAAACATAATCTATCTTATAAGAGAATTACCTGTACTCGTAATAATTTGTAGCCAATTATTATTTTCacgatgattttttttttttggtgaagttATTTTCACGATGATTGAACACGGGACTCATACGTTATTATAATTTCATATTTTCACCAACCGatctttttttatttcattttgtcaTCACAGGCAGACAAAACATCAATTGTCGATGAGGCAATACACTACATAAAAACCCTAGAATCCACCCTCCAAAGGCTACAAAAACAAAAACTAGACAAGTTCCGAGTGGGACTAGGAGGCCCGTCCAAGAGTCTAGCCCATGAGCCCACAATCGGAGCGACTTCAAGGCTAGCCATGCTCTCTACAAGGGAGGCTTTCATGGCCGATCAAGTATCGACCATGGTAGGGAAACCAAACACAACATCCTTATCAACCTCAGCTTCTTATCACCTTCCAGTGGTCATTCAAACATGGACATCCTCTAATGTTGTGCTCAACATTTGCGGAAATGAGGCTCAATTTACGGTCTATGCGTCGAAGAAACTTGGCATGTTTACTACTCTTTGCTGTATTCTTGAGAAGCATAAGCTGGAGGTTGTTACAGCAAATATTTTCTCCCATGCTGATCGCTCTGTTTACATGATCCAGGCTCGTGTAAGTTGCTAATTATTTCTTTTTGTTCTAGTCTATatgtcttttttattttttgggtatACCATTCAGTTTAGTCCGAATTTATGCCACGCCAATACGCCCGGACCATTATCTCATGCTCTTTATTTTTGTTCTAATTTATTTACTCCGTATATGCATGTTAACATGTTATTTAAATCAAGTTCGGGTTATTTCAGATGTCAAATATGAGTCAAATTTGTTACGTGTTGTTTTTTTATTAAAGGTTATGGGCAACAATTAAATACGAGTAGGAATTATATAAATAGACCATTATACACTTGTATAAATATACCACGATAACAATTATATTAAATAGGAATTATATTACAACCATCAATTCCATGCCTAATCAATAACTATAGTAGTATAAGATTGTTTTATAGTGTATAGATCAATTCATATACTCCGTATAgaattttatatatatgtatagaCATAGTAATAAACACGAGTGTTTAATCAATAATAAAATGATTTCTCTATAAGACAGTTTTATCTACGGAGTATAATTTATGCTTCATATTTTCGTATCTTATTTTGTCGACATttgaccttttttttttgttacttgTCGAGAATTCAAGATCTCCGTTAAATATTACTCCGTAATTTAATTTGAAATCATAGTGAATTTTATAGCTACTTCCTATGTTTAACTTTGCTTTGAACTTCAGGTGGCGAATGGAGGTGGTGATCAATTTTCTGGACTAATGAATGTGGAAGAAATGTACAAGCAAGCAGCTGGAGAGATGATGATGTGGGTTTCTTCTTAATCTATTTTACCATTAACTTTGAGAACTATTGAGGCAATTTTGTTCGAATTTGTGAACGATCAATCAGGCGATTGACTTTATATCTCAAGAGATATAGAACCCAAAACTATAAGCTTTGCTCCGAATATTGTCATGATTTCTTTTGGCAAAACGCTTCATGTTTgtttctaaaaaaaaaattatttgagtTGAATCATTTTGGTTGGTTAGTTCGAGTAATTAGAATATTTGATTTTATAACAATTGATTCATTTTAGGTCGATTAGTTTAACATTTTTCTATTTATAATTCGTGATTAAATTGAGGATTCGTCAATTGTTTGTTATTCAATTTTAGTTGTTAGTTTCGATTTGTCAATTAAATCGCTTGTCGATGGTTTAATGAAGTGTTTGGAGGCGAGATGGGTAATTTGGGTAtttcattaaaattgtcgacgattTAAATAATTTGTCAACAACGAATAGCAGCCCCCTTTGATAAACACATGGATATGAATAGAGCTGGCAAGTCTAGCCGACCTGGTTGACCCGGTCCGACCCGAGACGACCTGTAACCTTACATGGCTTAATGATCATTGACCTGAACTCGAATCCGATCCCGTATTGACCCGATTTACTTGATGGCCCGACAATTAGTAAGCTTAATATTGCCCAAATGAAAAAATTTAGTACTCCCTCCACATCTATTTGTTCTACCCATTTGCTTTATACACGATATCCTAAACGATATTTTGACCGTCGTTTTATCCATTTATAtgcattttttttaatgaaaataaatTATTATGAAAGATTTTTTAATAACAAAATTAACTATGTAAATAtcatgttatgaaatattatactttatactttgtttatggtCAAAGTTTTCAAAAGTTGACCTCCGAAAAAGGTAAATGGATAGAACATTATAGATGTGTAGACTGGAGGGAGTATTTAGTTTGATACGTTTGACTTAATTATGAAGTAACTAAACCAAGAGTAATAATCAGGGCCtaattttaaggtcaaaaaataAAATAACTGACCCGATAATGACCTTACCCAACCCAGGCGTGATAACGACCTGACCCAAACCCAACTCGACCCAAAAGGATAGGCTGACCCATTATGTCCCAAATACCTGACCCAACTTAACCCGATCTAAACTCGACTGACCCAATTACCACCTTTAGATATGAACCCCACCCGAAATACGTTATAGGTGGATCAATGTATCATTCTATACCATCACCAAAAAAAAAGCCCGCGGTTAAGTAATTCCCTTCTCTCATCATGGCCTGACATCTTCCATTAATTTGGTGGAAGACATAACATTAAAATTAGAAATAACTCTTATTTACACTTGATAGAGCTAGTCAAAAGTGTCGAGTCAATACTCAATAAGGCCTTCTTAAGCCTAGTTTGGTTTCATTTAAGGGACTTTTGTCGGAATAATGAGCTAGTCTTCCCGTCCCATTGGTGATACGAAAAttgcgcggaagcggtttaatagaataaagaacaataatgaaataaggatatttgcttcgaaatctgtctagaaatcgaaacaatgggatatttgcgcgatctagacctatagatcgaacaatggtgattgaatcgcaagacctattgctatcaatcgAGTTAGAGtttgaaacgcgtcaaacaataacaatttcGGAACGAAAACGCGTCGATCCTATGTTTACAGAACTTGCAAACACGAAAAAGCTTTTGCTTCAATTTTTAGTAATTCTCAATCGATATTTAAAACGTAGCACGCCCTATGCCTTATATAGGCTTACAATCATCTAACCCTAGTACCTTTAGGAGATATTATTCTTGTACAATAAGAAAACTAactttaggaaagaaataacagaAAGCAGAAATAAGTAAACTTCCTAAAAACTGAGATAAGGAGATAAATAAACtaggaaataaattaatgaaTTTTTAAACACTTCCATTTTTGGATCATCCCCTCCCTCTTCGaaaggaattgacctcaattcatGTAGCCTCAATATGCCGGGATCAAAGATGAATATTACAAACCCGAACAAACTCGAACAAATAGTCGAACAATCTTTGATGCCATCCAGCAGCTCATTTACCTTTTTAAAGTTCTAGACCTACTCGTGCCAGCCACCCCACCACCCTCCGTGCACAAGTCTTAACATTCTACCCCGAACCACTTCAGTTTTACATTCAAATTTCTCCCCTTCAAGTGGATGATTATCAACAGAAGAATTAATAGATTTTGTAACTTGAAGATCGATACCTTCCACTAACTCCTCCTCATCATAATCGTCAAAAATAGGAGGTGATGTCGGATCAAAGTTAACATTCTCCTCGTAGGTGCTTTGACTTGAGAATACTCCCGACATGTCTTCTTTTTGCCCTTTTTTTCAGTTTTTTCTTTTCGCGGATGAGCAATACCACGTCGTGAACAGtaaccctttttttaaaaaaaaaaccgtcACGCCTTGTTACTAGAAACTTGCTCCTGAGATGCAAAACAATttaaccctcaaactacctgcttgagtttaacccttgaactccaattgcaatcagaaattcaactaacaacttggtTTTGACACGCCTAGGATCGTCTAGATTTAagaaaatcaagagccgaagctctgataccacttatgatacgaaaatTGCGCGGAAGCGGCTTAAtagaataaagaacaataatgaaataaggatatttgcttcgaaatctgtctagaaatcgaaacaatgggatatttgcgcgatctagacctatagatcgaacaatggtgattgaatcgcaagacctattgctatcaatcgggttagagtttgaaacgcgtcaaacaataacaatttcGGAACGAAAATGCGTCGATCCTATGTTTACAGAACTTGTAAACACGAAAAAGCTTCTGCTTCAATTTTTATTAATTGTCAATCGATATTTAAAACGTAGCACACCCTATGTCTTATATAGGCTTACAATCATCTAACCCTAGTACCTTTAGGAGATATTATTCTTGTACAATAAGAAAACTAACTTTAGTAAAGAAATAACAGAAAGCAGAAATAAGTAAACTTCCTAAAAACTAGTAAACTTTCTAAAAACTGAGATAAGGAGATAAATAAACTAGGAAATAAAATAATGAATTTTTAAACACTTCCATTTTTGGATCAATTGGTTGCTGTGATTAACGTGTTTTAATGCATATATGGAGCATGGTTTTGAGAGGACAGTTCGGAATCCCGAGCAAGTGCCTCTAACAACACCCCGAAGCAAGCAATCAAGTGAAGACGGACTCCAAACGAGCTAGCATAGAAGTTGTCATCCCTTGGTGAACAAGAATGAAGGCCAAAATGGTGAAAGAAGCTTTACAAGATGAAGAATTTGGAGCGGAGATCAGTCCAGGACGCAGCCTGTGCCGTTTGACGCAGGCATGCGGTGGATGACGCAGCCTGCGTTCTCAGCCTTTGAGAGTTGATCATCCGTCTTAAACCATTTCGTAGAAGCCCAAATTAGGTTTAACCTAGAGGGGAGTGCAGCCATATATATAGTTCATGATTTGAAGACCTAGTTTATCACATCATTATTGAATAATCTCAAACTTGTATGTTAAGGAAGAACTTGGTATTTTGGagaaaagttgtaatctttggtTGGATTTTGATGTCAATCTTTCCATTAATCTTAGATTCATATATGGTTAAGGAAGGCTAGACCTTTTGCTTGGTGTAATTTGGTAGACACTACTTTCCATAAGCCTTAAGCCTTGTAAGaatctcttaatctttcctcaataattattCCATAATCCTTGATTTTCATGTTTACGTTGGATGTTATTGTGTTAGGAATGATCAACCTTGCTTGTTAATCATCTTACTATTGCAATCCTTGTAGCAAGCTAGCATCTTTATGAATTTGGTTTAAAGTTTGTATCTTTGTGAGTGGAATTTGCATGTTGATCCTTGGGTTAGTTGGATTAAGCCTCCTAAATGATTAATCTTGACTTCTTTTGTTGATCTTAATGCTCTTGTGTGTAAGCCCTCTTGTGGTTTTTAATTGGGTGACCATATAGGTAGGATTAACTACTCTAGCTTAGGAGCAAGTAATCACCATCTTATGAAAGTTGTTGAGTGATTGTTGAGGGAAGAAAAGAGAGGATCTTTAAGCTTAGGAAGTAGTTGTTGAGCCTTGTTACACCAAGTTTCTCCCTTATATTGATtcttgcatactagttgtttgttgaattgTCTCAATAGGAAAATCTCCATTTTTACTCTTTTTCATGTTGGTTCCAACAAATGTTTTTTCCATCTATGTTTCCTACAAGTTGAACATTGTGAATagccattgtttgtgattagtttAAATTGTTGAGTCTAAATTGTCATTAGTGTCTTAATTAATAAGGAGGAGTCTTGGACTTCAAAATAAGGAGGAGTCTTAGTGACTAATTGTTGGTCAATAATTTACAATTCGAGTCTTAGTTAAAAGTccttcccttgggttcgaccctagCTTGCCATTTTACTACCATTATTGTTAGATGTTAGTAGAGTATAGTTAGgtctataaattgttaatttgatagttaaTTCTAGTAATAACGACGACCAATAATTTACCTATCTACCCTCGATCACTAATTTTCTTCTCTTATcatgagaggtctctcaataaacGGTGACTCTATAAACATTTCGTGGGTTTAGTGAATGGCATCCGTGCAACAAGGAATCAAGGATAGGCCCCTAATTTTGATCTCCAAAATTTACCCTCGATCACTAATTTCAATTCGTTGTTTACGCATTCTGAAAACAATCAAGGTATGTTAATCTCTTTCATTCCAAAATAAATAAACGAAATTATTATTATGCATCTGATTAGCTAATACGAGCTCAATTCTTGTGGTTTTTCATGATTTACTCATATAAATCTTTGATTTTAATTCAATTTGTCTTGTATTTGGTATTTTAGGTTCAATGATTTTTCTTTGTTAGTTGTAGTCTCATTTTAAGTGTCGTCAGTTAATTGTAGTCtcatttaatactccctccatcccaatcatttgtttaccttcggTAAACATATTGCATTATTCAATCTGTTAATTGGCAATGAAATACTTTGTTCGTTATTGTATTTGTATGAATGGTGTTGTTGGTAATTACTCCCTCCCCGTCactatattgttcccatttgatatgggcacaatacttaaggaaaagtattaaaataggagtaaaagagttgtgtggggttggtgataggagagaggaatgaataaaataagagtaaaagtttctaaaaatagaaaggggaacattagttgaataatccgtttcgggaaagagggaacattatagtgactgagAGGGAGTATATAGAAGCGGAATATTTTGTGATCTTTGAATGCCGGAAAATCAACTCAGGTAGTTCTAAGTTTGACCGTGGTCGATAGTCAGGGACGTAAACAGAAATCCTAGTTAGGTGAAGGAAATGTTGTGGGGGCacataaaaaaaaatcaagtgAAATTTCAAGTCCCTCATTGCTTAGGGGGGCTGCGTAGTTCCGCCACTGTTACTGATGTATAGTGCAAGATGATTGTGTCACATAAATAAAATTTGGGAAAGAGAAAAAGGACCTTAGCGTTGTAGGAGACTAGCTATGGAAGATGAAAGTACATTTAAGTTCAGGCTAGCAGACTCGATGCATGTATTTGGGGTAGAGGGATGGCCATGGTCGAGGCCACAAGAAGGAATGCCATGATATCTGCAAAAATCATAGATAGGTGACTAGCCATGATGCGTGCGTTTATCACATGAAAGGCATGCACCAAATGCTTATCTTCATGCACCCAAAGGCGTGCCATGGCCAGGGTACTAGTTACTGCCGGCCACAATGACCATGTAATGGGAGAACTTGACCTCTATAATATCTGCCAGTTTCTTTTAGTGTGACTTGGTGTTTGGAATTGCAACTAAGAATGACATTGTCGCCCCGTATGAAATGAAACACGACACTAGTCAGTAGATTTGAAAGCTACAAGTCTATAACTCATCCGTGAAACATTTTCTTGGAACAGTGTATGTCTCCAAAGTCAAAAACCATATGATAAATGCCATAGAGTTATATGTTGTGAACAAATGTTATGCTTTACCCCTTACATTGTGACATTGTAGATCATGCAAGCATTCTTGGCATTAACTAATCATATTATTGACAAAAGTGGGTCTCGATATAGGAGCTTAGGTGGACTTAGGGGGTGtgtggatagcaaaagtggagggaaaaggAGGGGAAGGGGAAGGGAGGGGACATGAGGAGcaggtgtttggatacaatttccctccaaatcttgcctatatGAGAGATTTTAGTTTGCCTTGGatgagggaaaatggatccctccaaaccCCTCCCCCTCTATTTCCCTCCCTTCTtgtttgctatccaaacaagggatatTAAGttccctactctccctccctttcctttccctccaaatccctctatgtttggatagcaaaagtggagggaaaagaAGCTCTTTAACTCATTATGACATGGAAGTCAAGTATAGTAAAATAAATTTTAGGTTGTACAAGTACTACACATTCTACAGAAAATTTTGTGGGAATGGTATGATTGTGTGAATTGGTTTAAATTTATGGACAAGTACAATATGAATCACATGGATGCTTTCAGCACGTACGGTATCCTAATTGACTGAAAACCATGTATCTGCGACTGTTTCTCTGTGTAGCTCATTGTCATAAGATACTCCTCTCTAATTGAGTGCAAATATATGTTTGGGGCTTTTTAAAATTTGTGGTTTTGCCCTTCATTACTGCTGCACGCCTGCACTGCAGGATTGTTGATAGGTGTGCCTTTGTTGTTTCATGTCTTGCCGTTTCAGTTATGGTTCATGTTACCCAACCCCAAACTATTTTGAGCTAAGGTTTTGTTGTTTGAGGATTTAGTGTATACTGTATACATCAAAATATCATACAGGGCCATGCTCTGTCTTATACCAATAAACCAGTTAAATACTTGAACGTGTCTCAGTTAATAACATATAAAATCCTTCGTTTACCATTTATCACCAGTTTATGTGTTATACCTTAAACAGCAACAGTAAATTACCACTAAACAACAATAAGAATACTTTCTACAATTCTATGGTTAGCAATGGCGGGCCTtggaaaatttataaaatatgccATATTGATTTTATTTCCCCCTTTTTTTTGGGAGTGAGGGTTTTTATGGGTTATAATTTTTTTATAGTTCTACATTTTGGCAGATGATCATGTTATTGCTCGCTTAGTCTGGAGGCATTGACAAAGCCTAGCCATgttttcttacttttgttttgcttTTGAGTGTATGCATGTGAGAAGAGCAAGTAATAGTGAATACTGTATCTATCATTCTATTGATAGACCTTGTTTCAGTTGGGAAGAGGAGAGCAAGCTTGTGCGGATAAAGGTGCCTGTGCCGTTCAAAATCCTGTATTTTCGTACAAATAAATCATTCAGGTGCTGTGACTAGGAGTAGATCAGAGCCCTGATAATGCAGACAGTTGCATTACTGCGCACGCTGCCTTGCGTCTCTGACaggttttttcatttttctctacCACAAAGCACAAGATCTTCTGTTTGTTTTCGCAACTTCTCATATGGGCGATTCATGAGACTGACCCACAATATGAGTATTTGTTTCATGATTTACGTTTTTGTTTTTAATGAGATAATGGGCATACGGGTGAGGATTTTTGTTGAATTGTGTGATCTCACAGTAAATTGATGTGGGACAATCTCACAAGGATCAAGAGACAATTGTTCTCTTATTCTTTTGGAATTTGTTCCTTCTCCAGAAATATATTTTTCTCCATAATGGTTGAatgaatattatggttattaaCAAATTGCAGGAGGGATGCTATTAAACATAATGATTGGACGGGCATCAGTCGGGATATATCCTGCCAATGTACTAAAAGAAGACTGCACTTCTCTGGAGAATCTATAAGGTTTCTGAGATCCGCCCAATCTCCACTTTCCACTG
Encoded here:
- the LOC141600771 gene encoding transcription factor bHLH95-like, translated to MSQENNENDPLSWENQPWANLCNDTSDNSGGDKELVVLDTGDNKGKKRVRGSIRKAKEKGENEEKKEGGEDHEIHVWTERERRKKMRNMFTNLHALLPQLPPKADKTSIVDEAIHYIKTLESTLQRLQKQKLDKFRVGLGGPSKSLAHEPTIGATSRLAMLSTREAFMADQVSTMVGKPNTTSLSTSASYHLPVVIQTWTSSNVVLNICGNEAQFTVYASKKLGMFTTLCCILEKHKLEVVTANIFSHADRSVYMIQARVANGGGDQFSGLMNVEEMYKQAAGEMMMWVSS